One Streptomyces umbrinus genomic window, GAGCGCCTAGCTCACAACACCCTTCGCCGCACCCGTCGCCGCCCCCTTGGTCGCCGACTTAGGGATCGGGCGGTCGTTCTTCAGGGCGTCCCAGACCTGCTGGGACTTGGCCTTGAGGACGAGGACACGGTTGCCGTCGGCCGGGTCGTACTGGACCGGCATCGTCACCATGTTCATGTTCGAGGGGCTGATGCCCTTGAGGCCGTTGGCGAACGAGGCCAGGTCCTTGACCGTGTCGAGGTCGGTGTCGGTGGTGACGGTCTTGGTCGCGGTGTCGGCGAGGTCGAACAGCTTCTTCGGGCTGGTCAGCACTCCGATGTCCTTGACCTGCTCGACCAGGGCCTTGATGAACGCCTGCTGGAGCTGGATCCGGCCGAGGTCGGAGCCGTCGCCGACACCGTGCCTGGTGCGGACCAGACCGAGCGCCTGCTTGCCGGTGAGCTGGTGCGTGCCGGCCTTGAGATCGAGGTGGCTCTCCTCGTCCCGGATGCTCTTGGTCGTGGTGACCTCCACGCCGCCGAGTTCGTCGATGAGCTTCTGGAAACCGCTGAAGTCGACCTCGATGTAGTGGTCCATGCGGATGCCGGTCATCGACTCGACGGTCTTCACGGCACAGGCGGCGCCGCCGGTCGAGTACGCGGAGTTGAACATCACCTGGGACCCGGCGTCGTGCTCGACGCCCTTGCTGTCGGTGCACTCGGGCCGGTCCACGAGGGTGTCACGGGGTATGGAGACCACGCTGGCCTTCTTGTGGCCCTCGTAGACGTGCACGATCATCGCGGTGTCCGAGCGGGCACTGCCGTCGTCGACGCCGCCGCCCAGCTCCTTGTTGCCGCCGGAGCGGGTGTCGGAGCCGAGTACGAGGATGTCCTGCGAGCCGTTGTCGACGTCCAGGGGCCGGTCGGTGCCGAGTGCCTGGTTGATGTCGACGCTCTTGATGTTGTCGTTGAGCTTGAAGTACATGAACCCGAGGCCGGTACCGCCCAGCACGACGACGCCCGCGGCGGCCCAGGCCGTGATGACGAGCGCCTTGTGGCGCGTACTCCGCGGCTTGCGGCGGCTGCCCTTGCCGCGGCGGCGCGGGGCGCTCGAACCGGAATCCTCCGGTGTGCCGGGTTCCGGCATGCTCTCGGCAGACATGTGCTCCTCAGTCCTCGTACGTTCGGTTACCCCCTGCAGTCAGGGTCAGGCGTGGTCATCTGCCGCGACGTCTCTGTCAGGACCCGTCCGGTCAGACGTTGAAACCGGAAAAAGGGTTGCACGACGCGCTGTGACCGCGCTGTGGATCAATGAGCACGCTGTGTGAAGGTCGGGACGGACCGTCGAGCGCTCACCTGGGCTTTCGATGGCGGACGGCGTGCTTCCGCGAGCACGTGGCGCTCCTCACATCTGTGGCGAAGGTCTCTTCACAGCCCATTTCACCGGGGCTCCTGCAACTCGAAAAGGCCCACGCAAAGGCCCACGCGAAGGGCCACCCCGTTACGTACACGGGGTGGCCCTTCGCGGTACCGGCATGGCCGGCCGTGCTGCCTCAGTCGTTGCCGTTGCCCGGCATCGGCGTCGTCTTCTGGATCTGCAGCAGGAACTCGGCGTTCGACTTCGTCTGCTTCATCTTGTCCAGCAGCAGCTCGATCGCCTGCTGCTGGTCGAGCGCGTGCAGCACGCGGCGCAGCTTCCAGGTGATGGCGAGCTCGTCGCTGCCGAGCAGCAGCTCTTCCTTACGGGTACCGGACGCGTCGACGTCCACCGCCGGGAAGACGCGCTTGTCGGCGAGCTTCCGGTCGAGCTTGAGCTCGGCGTTGCCGGTGCCCTTGAACTCCTCGAAGATGACCTCGTCCATGCGCGAGCCGGTGTCGACGAGCGCGGTGGCCAGGATGGTCAGCGAGCCGCCGTCCTCGATGTTGCGCGCGGCACCGAAGAAGCGCTTCGGCGGGTAGAGCGCGGTCGAGTCGACACCACCGGACAGGATGCGGCCGGAGGCCGGGGCGGCAAGGTTGTACGCACGGCCCAGGCGCGTGATCGAGTCGAGCAGTACGACGACGTCGTGACCCAGCTCAACCAGGCGCTTCGCACGCTCGATGGCGAGCTCGGCGACCGTGGTGTGGTCCTCGGCCGGACGGTCGAAGGTCGAGGAGATGACCTCGCCCTTCACCGACCGCTGCATGTCGGTGACCTCTTCCGGACGCTCGTCGACCAGGACGACCATCAGGTGGCACTCGGGGTTGTTGTGCGTGATCGCGTTGGCGATCGCCTGCATGATCATGGTCTTGCCGGTCTTCGGCGGGGCCACGATCAGACCGCGCTGGCCCTTACCGATCGGCGCGACGAGGTCGATGATGCGGGTGGTCAGCACGCCCGGGTCGGTCTCCAGACGGAGCCGGTCCTGCGGGTAAAGGGGCGTCAGCTTGTTGAACTCCGGGCGGCCGCGGCCGGATTCGGCAGCCATGCCGTTCGCGGAGTCCAGGCGGACCAGCGCGTTGAACTTCTCGCGGCGCTCGCCGTCCTTGGGCTGACGGACCGCACCGGTGACGTGGTCACCCTTGCGCAGACCGTTCTTGCGGACCTGGGCGAGGGAGACGTACACGTCGTTCGGGCCGGGCAGGTAGCCCGACGTACGAATGAACGCGTAGTTGTCGAGGATGTCCAGAATTCCCGCGACGGGAATCAGGACGTCGTCGTCGGCGACCTGCGGCTCGTTGGGGCCGAACTCGTCGCGGCCACGCCGGCCACGGCGGTCCCGGTAACGACCGCGGCGGCCGCGGCGGCCACCCTCGAAGTCGTCGTCGTCCTGGGGCCCGTTGTCACGCTGACGGTCCTGGCGGTCCTGACGGCCGCCGCCCTGCTGCTGGCCGCCCTGACGGTCCTGGCGCTGCTGGTTGCCGCCGCCCTGGCCACCCTGGCCGCCCTGCTGCTCGTCGCCCTTGCCACGGCGGTCGCGGTCGCCGCGGCCTCCGCGGTCACGGTCGCCGCGCTCGCCACGGTCACGGCGGTCGCGGCGGCCCTGACGGCCCTCGCCACCGTCACCGGCGTCGCCCTTGGCCTCGCCCTGGGACTGGGCGGGCGTCTCGGCCTTCGGCTCGCTCTTCGCCTCGGCTGTGACCGTCTCGGGGCTGCCGGCCTCGGAGGTCGCGCGGCGCCGGCGGCGCTCGGCCGGGGCGTCGTCACTCGCGGGCTGGCCGGGGATCTCGATCTGCTGCTGTGCCACGGCCTTCTCGGCCTTGGCCTCCGCCTTCTTGTCGGCGGGAGCGGCGTCGTCGCCCGTACGGGCCTTCGAGGTGGCCCGGCGCTTCGGCTTGGTCTCGGTGGCGGTCTCGGCCTTGGCCGGAGCACCCCCGCCCGCCTGCGCCTCCTTGATGACCTCGATCAGCTGGCTCTTGCGCATCCGCGCGGTGCCCCTGATGCCGAGGCCGGATGCGACCTGCTGCAGCTCGGCCAGCACCATGCCCTCGAGGCCGGTACCGCGGCGCCGACGGGAGCCGGCACCGGTGGCAGGCGCGGAGGCGTCCGTGGCGGGCGCGGCAGCGGTCTCCTCGACACGTGCGCCCATCAGATCGGTGGTGTCGCTCACGAAGGGTCCTTCCCTGGAGCGGACGTCGGCCTGTCTGGCTCGGCGACCGGTTGTGCTGTCCGGCAGTGGTCCTTGCTGTGTGGACCGTGCCGGGGCGGTGGTCCGCCAAAAGGCGGAGGGAATTTCTGGGATGGCGATTCCCGGGGCCGGGGCACTGAGGTTCCGTGTCCATCGGCTCGGTCACGCCGGTTCCGGAGCGTGCTCAGCACCGCTCAGCGCGTAGCACCCAATGCATGGCACAAAGCGATTTGGGGGGCTCCCGGAAGAATGGTTGTCCCGGACGGGGACGTGAAGCACCTCGCCATGGTGGGGTCGGGTGCAGACTTGAGGTTAACACTACCGGATCCAACAAACATTCCCCCTCTCGAAATCCGGCGACCGTGTGTCACGGAGCCAGCGGCAGCACGCTCGCCCCCGTGGCGTCGAGGCCCAGCCGGTTGGCCGCCCAGCCCTCGCCCGCCAGTCGTGCGACCTTGTCGGCCGCGGTGTCGGCGGCGAGCGCGAGCACGGTGGGCCCGGCGCCGGAGATCACCGCGGGAATTCCGTCGGCCCGCAGCCGCTCCACCAGAGCCGCGCTCTCCGGCATGGCCGGGGCGCGGTACTCCTGGTGCAGTCGGTCCTCGGTGGCGGGCAGCAGCAGCTCGGGGCGCCTGGTCAGGGCCTCGACAAGCAGTGCGGCGCGGCCCGCGTTGGCTGCGGCGTCCACATGCGGAACGGCGCGTGGGAGCAGTCCCCGGGCGGTCTCGGTGAGGACCGGTTTCGCCGGTACGAAAACCACCGGAACGATGGAATCGGCGGGTTCCATCCTGATGGCGCGCGCGGATCCGCCCTCCAGCCAGGACAGTGTGAACCCGCCGAGCAGACAGGCCGCGACGTTGTCGGGGTGGCCCTCGATCTCCGTCGCGAGCTCCAGAAGTGCCTCGTCGTCGAGCTTGCTGTCGCCGCCTATGGTCACTGCGCGTGCAGCGACGATGCCCGCGCAGATGGCTGCGGACGAGGAGCCGAGGCCCCTGCCGTGCGGGATGCGGTTGGCGCAGACGATCTCGAGACCGCGCGGCTGTCCGCCGAGCAGATCGAAGGCGGTGCGCAGGGAGCGTACGAGCAGGTGGCTCTCGTCGCGTGGGAGCGTCTCGCTGCCCTCGCCTGCGATGTCGATGTTCAGTCCGGAGTCGGCCACCCGGACGACCACGTCGTCGTACAACCCCAGTGACAGACCGAAGGCGTCGAAGCCCGGGCCGAGGTTGGCACTGGTGGCGGGGACGCGCACCCGGACGGCGGCGGCGCGGAACGCTGGACCGGCCATCGCTCGATGACTCTCCTTGAGCTTGAGCTGCGAGATTCTCGAAATCCTGCGAGACATACGGAAAATGCGGAAGACCCGGAGGCCGCAGGGACGGCGCGGCACCGCGGCATATGCGGCGGGCGGGTTCGGTACAGCCTATCGAAGGAAGGTTCTGTGGCGACATAGGGCGCACAGGAGGCGCACGATGCGTGTCGTAAGCCCCTCGTGCACCCCCCCTTTTTTTCAAAGCTCGGTTCGCCTCCGGGGCGCCAAAGCCTGTGTTGAGAGGCCGAGCGTGCTCGACCCTCCTTCGTCGGGCCTCCGCGCGCTCGGCCTCTCAACACAGGCGCGCCCCTTCGGCTCACTCGCTGTTGGGGGCCCGGCGCTGGTGTGGGGCTATGCCAGGCTGAGCTCCCGTGTTACGCCAGGCCGAGGCGCTCTGCGGCCGTTGCCGCGTCGACCGGGACCGTGACCGGCTGCGGTGCGCCCGCGACGGCCCAGTCGGGGTCCTTGAGGCCGTTTCCGGTCACCGTGCAGACGATGCGCTGGCCCGGGTCGACCTTGCCCTGCTCGGCGGCCTTGAGCAGACCGGCGACCGAGGCCGCGGAGGCGGGCTCCACGAAGACGCCCTCCTGAGCGGCCAACAAGCGGTAGGCGCGCAGGATCTCACGGTCCGTCACCTCGTCGATGAAGCCGCCCGACTCGTCCCGCGCGGCCAGCGCGAACTTCCACGAGGCCGGGTTGCCGATGCGGATCGCGGTGGCGATCGTCGAGGGGTCCTTGACGACCTCGCCGCGCACGATGGGCGCGGAACCGGACGCCTGGAAGCCCCACATGCGCGGGGTCTGCTTGGCGATCCCGTCGGCGGCGTATTCGGTGTACCCCTTCCAGTACGCGGTGATGTTGCCCGCGTTGCCCACCGGAAGGACGTGGATGTCGGGTGCGTCACCCAGCATGTCCACGATCTCGAAGGCGGCGGTCTTCTGCCCCTCGATACGCACCGGGTTCACCGAATTGACCAGCGCCACCGGGTAGTTGTCGGAGAGGCTGCGCGCCAGCGTGAGGCAGTCGTCGAAGTTGCCGTCGACCTGGAGGATCTTCGCGCCGTGCACGAGGGCCTGGCCCATCTTGCCGAGCGCGATCTTGCCC contains:
- a CDS encoding LCP family protein, yielding MSAESMPEPGTPEDSGSSAPRRRGKGSRRKPRSTRHKALVITAWAAAGVVVLGGTGLGFMYFKLNDNIKSVDINQALGTDRPLDVDNGSQDILVLGSDTRSGGNKELGGGVDDGSARSDTAMIVHVYEGHKKASVVSIPRDTLVDRPECTDSKGVEHDAGSQVMFNSAYSTGGAACAVKTVESMTGIRMDHYIEVDFSGFQKLIDELGGVEVTTTKSIRDEESHLDLKAGTHQLTGKQALGLVRTRHGVGDGSDLGRIQLQQAFIKALVEQVKDIGVLTSPKKLFDLADTATKTVTTDTDLDTVKDLASFANGLKGISPSNMNMVTMPVQYDPADGNRVLVLKAKSQQVWDALKNDRPIPKSATKGAATGAAKGVVS
- the rho gene encoding transcription termination factor Rho, which translates into the protein MSDTTDLMGARVEETAAAPATDASAPATGAGSRRRRGTGLEGMVLAELQQVASGLGIRGTARMRKSQLIEVIKEAQAGGGAPAKAETATETKPKRRATSKARTGDDAAPADKKAEAKAEKAVAQQQIEIPGQPASDDAPAERRRRRATSEAGSPETVTAEAKSEPKAETPAQSQGEAKGDAGDGGEGRQGRRDRRDRGERGDRDRGGRGDRDRRGKGDEQQGGQGGQGGGNQQRQDRQGGQQQGGGRQDRQDRQRDNGPQDDDDFEGGRRGRRGRYRDRRGRRGRDEFGPNEPQVADDDVLIPVAGILDILDNYAFIRTSGYLPGPNDVYVSLAQVRKNGLRKGDHVTGAVRQPKDGERREKFNALVRLDSANGMAAESGRGRPEFNKLTPLYPQDRLRLETDPGVLTTRIIDLVAPIGKGQRGLIVAPPKTGKTMIMQAIANAITHNNPECHLMVVLVDERPEEVTDMQRSVKGEVISSTFDRPAEDHTTVAELAIERAKRLVELGHDVVVLLDSITRLGRAYNLAAPASGRILSGGVDSTALYPPKRFFGAARNIEDGGSLTILATALVDTGSRMDEVIFEEFKGTGNAELKLDRKLADKRVFPAVDVDASGTRKEELLLGSDELAITWKLRRVLHALDQQQAIELLLDKMKQTKSNAEFLLQIQKTTPMPGNGND
- the thrB gene encoding homoserine kinase: MAGPAFRAAAVRVRVPATSANLGPGFDAFGLSLGLYDDVVVRVADSGLNIDIAGEGSETLPRDESHLLVRSLRTAFDLLGGQPRGLEIVCANRIPHGRGLGSSSAAICAGIVAARAVTIGGDSKLDDEALLELATEIEGHPDNVAACLLGGFTLSWLEGGSARAIRMEPADSIVPVVFVPAKPVLTETARGLLPRAVPHVDAAANAGRAALLVEALTRRPELLLPATEDRLHQEYRAPAMPESAALVERLRADGIPAVISGAGPTVLALAADTAADKVARLAGEGWAANRLGLDATGASVLPLAP
- the thrC gene encoding threonine synthase codes for the protein MTHQWRGIIEEYRDRLPVSDTTPVVTLREGGTPLVPAQVLSERTGCEVHLKVEGANPTGSFKDRGMTMAITRAKEEGAKAVICASTGNTSASAAAYAVRAGMVCAVLVPQGKIALGKMGQALVHGAKILQVDGNFDDCLTLARSLSDNYPVALVNSVNPVRIEGQKTAAFEIVDMLGDAPDIHVLPVGNAGNITAYWKGYTEYAADGIAKQTPRMWGFQASGSAPIVRGEVVKDPSTIATAIRIGNPASWKFALAARDESGGFIDEVTDREILRAYRLLAAQEGVFVEPASAASVAGLLKAAEQGKVDPGQRIVCTVTGNGLKDPDWAVAGAPQPVTVPVDAATAAERLGLA